AGTAAAACCACGATTCTGTTCATACAGAATGTTTTCAATGGTTGCCTGATCAGGTTTAAAATTAGCTCGTCCAATCATTCTCTGAAGTTTTCTTCTCTGGCGAGCGCAGTATTCATCCTCAACAAGTAATGCAACAAACTCGGATGGTTCAAGCGCATCTGTTTCATTGTTTTTTATCCGTGTTAAAAGAGATTCTGCCATTGTAGTAAGTCGCATAGAACGAAGTTGATCAACAACAGTTTGCAAGTGCATAATAGTACCTTTCAGGAAATTGAATAATAATTGGATCCCCGAATATTATCGTGAATATCCGGTTTGATCTGTGGAAAAGAGATAATTTGCTGTGTGTCCAAACCACGCTCCAGAATGGATTTTACATCGACATATCTGTGCGCCCTAAGACTAAGTGCTCTTGAACAGGCAGCTTCCATTCGCTCACGGGGATAGATTTTTGCAAGTCGTAACAAACCCTGCACTGCTCTGAACCCCTGCTGAGGGTGTGCACATTTTTTCATTATCGCTTCAGCCATAGAAGCAGTGGAAGGACCGATTTCAGATGCTTTAGAAATAAACCACTCTGGTCGCATACCATGTACAAAAGCATGACTGGGAGGCATGTGCTCGGCATTGGTAGTGTAACCTCCCTGTCGTGTAGAGAACTGATGTCTGCAACAATGTTGCCCATTATGGTATATCTCTATGGTTGACCCATTCAGGTGTACATCAACCCGCTTTTTGGCTAATGCAAATGGTACACTGTAGAAATGCTTTTTAAATTGTATATGGTAATTCAAACCTACAGCAACATCCTGTTTTACCTCTGATATCCGGAATTGATTTTTCGGTAAAGGCTTCAGATAAGGTTTGTCCAATTCCAGAAATCTCTGCTTTCTGCTCTGACCACCATAATCACGCATAGGCCGGTTATTTAAGAAATCCAATTCTTTGGCTATAGCCTGATTTATCTCAGACAAGGAGAAAAATGTCCTGTTGCGTAAAGCTGCAATTATCCAGCGTTGCGCTACAAGAACAGCACTCTCAACACATCCTTTATCACGAGGTGCAGCCGTACGGGTCGGCAGGATCACTGTACCATAATGCTCGGCAAACTTGGAAAACACAAGATTTATACCAGGGTCATAACGATTTGCTTTTGTCACTGCGCTTTTGAGATTATCTGGTACGATACTGGCTGTTACACCACCAAAAAACTCAAAAGCATGCACATGG
This genomic stretch from Fibrobacter sp. harbors:
- a CDS encoding IS21 family transposase; this encodes GLSLEKTALAVRKSKGCVYSTCAHFKASGLSWPLPPDITDEQLERAVFPEKTPALPENSKAPLPDLAYIEQELAKKHVTIQLLYHEYKQQYPDCMSQASFYRYIKTNRSPKLSMHLVHKGGDTLYSDYSGDGLFYVDRETGEIHDVDVFVTALAASSYTYAEASDSQNDSCFSMSHVHAFEFFGGVTASIVPDNLKSAVTKANRYDPGINLVFSKFAEHYGTVILPTRTAAPRDKGCVESAVLVAQRWIIAALRNRTFFSLSEINQAIAKELDFLNNRPMRDYGGQSRKQRFLELDKPYLKPLPKNQFRISEVKQDVAVGLNYHIQFKKHFYSVPFALAKKRVDVHLNGSTIEIYHNGQHCCRHQFSTRQGGYTTNAEHMPPSHAFVHGMRPEWFISKASEIGPSTASMAEAIMKKCAHPQQGFRAVQGLLRLAKIYPRERMEAACSRALSLRAHRYVDVKSILERGLDTQQIISFPQIKPDIHDNIRGSNYYSIS